From Acidobacteriota bacterium, a single genomic window includes:
- a CDS encoding response regulator, producing MKAKILLIEDNPQNRYLATFMLEQRGHEILQAETGPQGLELAAQTRPDLILLDIQLPGMDGHAVARALKNDPHLKSIPIIAVTSYAMVGDREKCLAAGAEGYIEKPINPESFISEVERFLNFPDKEPTS from the coding sequence ATGAAAGCGAAAATTCTGCTCATCGAAGACAACCCACAAAACCGCTACCTGGCCACATTTATGCTGGAACAGCGTGGCCATGAAATTTTGCAGGCGGAAACTGGTCCGCAAGGACTGGAGCTGGCGGCGCAAACACGTCCCGATCTGATTCTGCTCGACATCCAGTTACCCGGAATGGACGGCCATGCCGTGGCCCGCGCCCTCAAAAACGACCCGCATTTGAAATCCATCCCTATCATTGCCGTCACGTCCTACGCCATGGTTGGCGACCGGGAAAAATGCCTCGCGGCTGGAGCCGAAGGCTATATCGAAAAACCGATCAACCCAGAGTCTTTCATCTCTGAAGTCGAACGATTCCTCAATTTTCCAGACAAGGAACCCACCTCATGA